A section of the Telopea speciosissima isolate NSW1024214 ecotype Mountain lineage chromosome 3, Tspe_v1, whole genome shotgun sequence genome encodes:
- the LOC122655319 gene encoding beta-glucosidase 18-like, translating into MEDVELMHSLGVNSYRFSISWSRILPKGRFGEVNPAGIEFYNKLINALIQKGIQPFVTLHHVDIPQELEDRYGSWLSSEIQKDFGYFAEVCFKAFGNRVKYWATMNEPNLVAKLGYIIGDIPPNHCTKPSNGCRYGNPANEPYVVAHNMILSHATVVDIYRRKYQVKQGGMIGIVLHAMWYEPHRDTPADHLAAKRAVDFFHAWILDPIMYGDYPSEMREILGPLLPIFSREEKEKLKNKLDYIGLNHYTTFYAQDCLFSRCNSMTSQIDAFVNPTVERDGRPIGEPTAMPDFYVVPSSMEKVVMYFKERYHNTPMIVTENGYADASYHDSPVEDFLNDTKRVDFLNSYLTSLTKAMSNGANVKGYFIWSLLDNFEWSNGYSLRFGIHYVNYNTLERIPKLSAKWYKQFLNGVKMEEQTVSDNKIRRFLS; encoded by the exons ATG GAAGATGTGGAGTTAATGCATTCCCTTGGAGTGAATTCTTATAGATTTTCCATTTCATGGTCCAGAATCCTACCAA AAGGTAGATTCGGAGAAGTTAACCCTGCAGGAATTGAATTTTACAACAAGCTAATTAATGCTCTCATACAAAAAG GGATACAACCATTTGTTACATTGCACCATGTTGATATTCCTCAAGAACTTGAAGATCGATATGGCTCATGGTTGAGTTCGGAAATACA GAAAGATTTTGGATATTTTGCGGAAGTATGTTTCAAAGCTTTTGGTAATAGAGTGAAATATTGGGCAACAATGAATGAACCAAATCTTGTAGCAAAACTTGGCTATATCATAGGGGATATCCCACCCAACCATTGCACCAAACCCTCGAATGGTTGTCGTTATGGGAACCCAGCAAATGAACCATATGTCGTTGCGCACAACATGATATTATCACATGCCACTGTTGTAGACATTTATAGGAGAAAATATCAG GTTAAGCAGGGAGGTATGATTGGGATCGTTTTACATGCAATGTGGTATGAACCACATAGAGATACCCCAGCAGATCACTTAGCAGCTAAACGGGCAGTTGATTTCTTCCATGCATG GATATTGGACCCCATAATGTATGGTGATTATCCTTCTGAAATGCGTGAAATATTGGGTCCGCTACTACCAATATTTTCacgagaagaaaaagaaaagttaaaaaataaattagattATATTGGCCTTAATCATTATACAACCTTCTATGCACAAGATTGCTTGTTCTCTCGATGCAACTCTATGACTTCACAAATTGATGCATTTGTGAACCCTACAGTAGAAAGAGATGGCCGTCCTATTGGAGAGCCG ACAGCGATGCCAGACTTTTATGTGGTTCCTTCTAGCATGGAGAAAGTGGTCATGTACTTCAAAGAAAGATATCACAACACTCCAATGATAGTTACTGAGAATG GGTATGCTGATGCAAGCTATCATGATTCTCCAGTCGAGGATTTTCTCAATGATACAAAGAGAGTAGACTTTTTAAATAGCTATTTAACTTCGCTAACCAAGGCAATGAG CAATGGAGCTAATGTGAAGGGGTACTTCATATGGTCTCTACTCGACAATTTTGAATGGTCAAATGGATATTCTTTGCGATTTGGGATTCATTATGTGAACTACAATACATTGGAGAGAATACCAAAATTATCTGCAAAATGGTACAAGCAATTTCTAAATGGAGTGAAGATGGAGGAACAAACTGTCAGTGACAATAAAATTCGACGCTTCTTATCATAA